A part of Spiribacter vilamensis genomic DNA contains:
- a CDS encoding HAD family hydrolase — protein MQLAIFDLDNTLLAGDSDYLWGQHLMEQGAVPRARFEEDNQRFMRDYEAGRLDIDAFLRFALKPLAETPEPMLLEWRRAFIDRHIRPRILPAARALVEDHRRRGHALMIITATNRFVTSPIAELFDIPMLLATEPERDASGFTGRAQGVPTFREGKITALQAWLDAQETIFETVHFYSDSQNDLPLLEHVDRPVAIDPDPTLAAAARERGWPTLTLRKGDTPEPLQ, from the coding sequence GTGCAGCTGGCGATTTTCGACCTCGACAACACCCTGCTGGCCGGCGACAGCGACTACCTCTGGGGGCAGCATCTGATGGAACAGGGTGCCGTGCCGCGGGCCCGGTTCGAGGAGGATAACCAGCGCTTCATGCGCGATTACGAGGCCGGGCGACTCGACATTGACGCCTTCCTGCGCTTCGCCCTCAAGCCACTCGCCGAGACGCCCGAGCCGATGTTGCTCGAATGGCGGCGGGCGTTCATCGACCGCCATATCCGGCCACGCATCCTCCCCGCCGCCCGCGCCCTGGTCGAAGATCATCGCCGACGTGGCCATGCACTGATGATCATTACCGCCACCAACCGTTTTGTCACGTCACCCATCGCCGAGCTGTTCGATATCCCGATGCTGCTCGCTACCGAGCCGGAGCGCGATGCATCGGGGTTCACCGGCCGCGCCCAGGGTGTCCCCACCTTCCGCGAGGGCAAGATCACCGCCCTGCAGGCCTGGCTGGACGCGCAGGAGACCATCTTCGAGACCGTCCATTTCTATAGCGACTCGCAAAACGACCTGCCACTGCTCGAGCACGTGGACCGGCCCGTCGCCATTGATCCCGATCCGACGCTGGCCGCGGCGGCCCGGGAGCGTGGATGGCCGACACTGACACTCCGCAAGGGCGACACGCCCGAGCCACTCCAGTAA
- a CDS encoding RNA pyrophosphohydrolase encodes MIDSKGFRPNVGMILANDAGELLWARRVGQNAWQFPQGGIQRNESPEAALYRELNEEVGLGPSDVAVLGSTRGWLHYRLPRHLIRRRQRPTCIGQKQVWFLLRLRTADTRVRLDATAEPEFDTWSWVPYWYPLEEIVSFKRDVYAQALDELAPVLFPEGPPQRPVLSGPGRSPAIPQPGQGR; translated from the coding sequence GTGATTGATTCAAAAGGGTTTCGTCCAAATGTCGGGATGATCCTGGCCAACGACGCCGGCGAGCTGCTCTGGGCGCGCCGTGTCGGTCAGAACGCCTGGCAGTTCCCCCAGGGCGGGATCCAGCGTAACGAGAGCCCGGAGGCGGCGCTCTACCGGGAACTCAACGAGGAAGTAGGGCTGGGGCCATCAGATGTGGCCGTACTCGGGTCCACGCGGGGCTGGCTGCACTACCGACTGCCGCGGCATCTGATCCGCCGTCGGCAACGCCCCACCTGCATCGGTCAAAAGCAGGTCTGGTTTCTGCTCCGACTGCGCACGGCGGATACCCGGGTGCGGCTCGACGCGACGGCCGAGCCGGAATTCGATACCTGGAGTTGGGTGCCGTACTGGTATCCGCTCGAGGAGATCGTGTCGTTCAAGCGCGATGTCTACGCGCAGGCGCTGGACGAGCTCGCCCCGGTGCTGTTCCCCGAAGGACCGCCGCAGCGGCCGGTCCTGTCGGGTCCGGGCCGGTCGCCCGCCATTCCCCAACCCGGCCAGGGGCGCTAG
- the ptsP gene encoding phosphoenolpyruvate--protein phosphotransferase: MLETLHRIVQSVNAASDFREALEIIVDRVAEATDGDVCSVYLLEGDGAHLQLMATRGLNADAVGRVRLPLDEGLVGLVAQREESINLNDADRHPRFRYFPETGEERFHSFLGVPIIHYQSRLGVLVVQRQARDRFTDAEVAFLVTMAAQLAGVMAHARVRGELTDGAGAAENGPLGLDGIGGSSGLAIGEGYVMTGAASLESISDRRVRDIAAEEAAFASALEAARDDLRALAARMEGQVPAAEQQLFDVYLQMLDGDSLRQRVHAHIRDGHWAPFAVRLTIAEHARRFEAMDDAYLRERASDLRDVGRRLLTRLLALEEADQPLPEQTILVGEEVSASQLVEIPTERLAGVVSAGGSANSHIAILARALGVPAVMGVRELPVHGLHGRALIVDGYRGRVEVDPAPGLRDEYQRLVREEEELTAELAEIAGEPAQTPDGHCINLYVNTGLAAEIERALEIGCAGVGLHRTEFPFMVSTRFPGESEQADDYRQVLEAFAPLPVTLRTLDVGGDKPLPYFPTHDENPFLGWRGVRMTLDHPEIFLTQLRAMLRASAGLENLRIMFPMITRVEEADQAAALVRRARDELADEGIDTAMPALGAMVEVPAAVYQAESLARRLDFLSIGSNDLAQYLLAVDRNNSRVASIYDELHPAVLRAVAEVAATGQRLGTPVTICGSMAGEPAVAPLLLAMGMEGLSMSSGRLLRVKRVLRTIPYSAARSLLDSVLVCETPGEVRQRVNAEMDRHGLGGLIRAGR, encoded by the coding sequence GTGCTGGAGACGCTCCACCGCATTGTCCAGTCGGTCAATGCCGCGAGCGACTTCCGCGAGGCGCTGGAGATCATCGTCGATCGGGTGGCCGAGGCCACCGATGGCGATGTCTGCTCGGTCTATCTGCTCGAAGGCGATGGTGCACACCTGCAGCTGATGGCAACGCGGGGGCTCAACGCCGATGCGGTGGGGCGGGTGCGGCTGCCGCTCGACGAGGGGCTGGTGGGGCTGGTTGCGCAGCGCGAGGAGTCCATCAACCTCAATGACGCCGATCGCCACCCGCGCTTTCGCTACTTCCCGGAAACGGGCGAGGAGCGCTTTCATTCGTTTCTCGGCGTGCCGATCATTCACTACCAGTCGCGCCTGGGCGTGCTGGTGGTGCAGCGCCAGGCGCGGGACCGCTTTACCGATGCCGAGGTCGCGTTCCTGGTCACCATGGCCGCGCAGCTCGCCGGCGTCATGGCGCATGCCCGCGTCCGCGGCGAGCTGACCGACGGCGCCGGGGCGGCGGAGAACGGGCCGCTGGGACTCGACGGCATTGGCGGCTCCAGTGGTCTCGCGATCGGCGAGGGGTACGTGATGACCGGTGCCGCCAGTCTCGAGAGCATCTCCGACCGCCGGGTCCGCGATATCGCCGCCGAGGAGGCCGCCTTTGCATCGGCGCTGGAGGCGGCCCGTGACGATCTCCGCGCCCTCGCCGCACGGATGGAAGGGCAGGTGCCGGCCGCCGAGCAACAGCTCTTCGATGTCTACCTGCAGATGCTCGACGGTGACAGCCTTCGCCAGCGCGTCCACGCGCACATTCGCGATGGTCACTGGGCGCCGTTCGCGGTGCGACTCACCATCGCCGAACACGCCCGCCGGTTCGAGGCCATGGACGATGCCTATTTGCGCGAGCGGGCCAGCGACCTGCGCGATGTCGGCCGCCGATTGCTGACTCGGTTGCTGGCGCTCGAGGAAGCGGACCAGCCGCTCCCCGAGCAGACGATCCTGGTGGGTGAGGAGGTGAGTGCCTCGCAGCTGGTGGAGATCCCGACCGAGCGGCTGGCCGGCGTGGTGAGTGCCGGTGGTTCGGCGAACTCGCACATCGCCATCCTCGCCCGCGCGCTGGGTGTGCCGGCGGTGATGGGGGTGCGCGAACTGCCGGTCCACGGCCTCCATGGCCGGGCCTTGATCGTCGATGGCTATCGGGGTCGGGTGGAGGTGGATCCGGCGCCGGGGCTGCGCGACGAGTATCAGCGTCTAGTCCGCGAGGAGGAGGAATTGACCGCCGAGCTGGCGGAGATCGCCGGCGAACCGGCACAGACCCCCGACGGCCACTGCATCAACCTCTACGTCAACACGGGGCTGGCCGCCGAGATCGAGCGCGCCCTGGAGATCGGCTGTGCCGGCGTCGGGCTGCACCGCACCGAGTTTCCGTTCATGGTGAGTACGCGCTTTCCCGGCGAGAGCGAGCAGGCCGATGACTATCGCCAGGTCCTCGAGGCCTTCGCGCCCCTTCCGGTGACGCTGCGGACCCTGGACGTCGGTGGTGACAAGCCGCTGCCGTACTTCCCCACCCACGACGAGAATCCATTCCTTGGCTGGCGCGGTGTGCGCATGACGCTGGATCACCCGGAGATATTCCTCACCCAGCTACGTGCCATGCTGCGGGCCTCCGCCGGGCTGGAGAATCTGCGGATCATGTTTCCGATGATCACGCGGGTGGAGGAGGCCGACCAGGCCGCGGCCCTGGTCCGTCGCGCCCGCGACGAGCTGGCCGACGAAGGGATCGACACCGCCATGCCGGCGTTGGGCGCGATGGTCGAGGTGCCGGCGGCGGTCTACCAGGCGGAGAGCCTGGCGCGCCGGCTGGATTTCCTGTCCATCGGCAGTAATGACCTGGCCCAGTATCTGCTGGCCGTGGACCGCAACAACAGCCGCGTCGCCTCGATCTATGACGAGCTGCATCCGGCGGTGTTGCGGGCAGTGGCGGAGGTCGCGGCGACCGGGCAGCGGCTCGGTACGCCGGTGACCATCTGCGGGAGCATGGCCGGCGAGCCGGCGGTGGCGCCGCTGTTGCTGGCCATGGGCATGGAGGGGCTGTCGATGAGCAGTGGACGACTGCTTCGGGTCAAGCGGGTGCTACGAACTATCCCCTATTCAGCGGCCCGGTCGCTCCTCGATTCGGTGCTGGTCTGCGAGACGCCCGGCGAGGTTCGCCAGCGGGTCAATGCCGAGATGGATCGCCACGGGCTGGGCGGCCTGATCCGGGCAGGACGTTAA
- the irrA gene encoding iron response transcriptional regulator IrrA yields the protein MTPVLFSPQHDDYVRQLLQGAGLRATRQRMGLAGLIFGQGERHITAEDLYAEAIDSGMRLSQTTVYNTLHQFTEAGLLREILADPRRIYFDTKVDPHHHFLDEETGEMEDIPHHGVAVDGLPTPPPGKTIEGVDVIVRVRRPS from the coding sequence ATGACGCCCGTGCTTTTCTCCCCTCAACACGATGACTATGTACGCCAGCTTCTACAGGGCGCAGGGCTTCGTGCGACCCGTCAGCGGATGGGGCTCGCCGGACTGATCTTCGGACAGGGCGAGCGTCACATTACCGCTGAAGACCTCTATGCCGAGGCGATCGACAGCGGCATGCGGCTGTCACAGACGACGGTGTACAACACCCTGCACCAGTTCACCGAGGCCGGCCTGCTGCGGGAGATCCTCGCCGACCCGCGACGGATCTACTTCGACACCAAGGTCGACCCCCATCACCACTTCCTCGACGAGGAAACGGGTGAAATGGAAGATATCCCGCATCATGGCGTGGCTGTCGATGGCCTGCCGACACCGCCCCCCGGCAAGACCATCGAGGGTGTCGACGTCATCGTGCGCGTTCGCCGCCCGAGCTGA
- the hemJ gene encoding protoporphyrinogen oxidase HemJ, which yields MTALWIKSFHIISVITWFAAIFYLPRLFVYHAMTGDEDETGRERLKIMERKLYRGIMNPSAVVAVGLGIVLVIIQPFWLEQGWLHVKTLLVVGLVAYHLYCGRLLRAFAEDRNTHSHRWYRVFNELPVLVLIAVVLLVELKPWA from the coding sequence ATGACGGCACTCTGGATCAAGTCATTCCACATCATCAGCGTGATCACCTGGTTTGCGGCGATCTTCTATCTGCCGCGGCTGTTCGTCTATCACGCGATGACCGGGGACGAGGACGAGACCGGGCGCGAGCGCCTGAAGATCATGGAGCGCAAGCTCTACCGCGGCATCATGAATCCGAGCGCGGTCGTCGCAGTGGGTCTGGGTATCGTGCTGGTGATTATTCAGCCGTTCTGGCTCGAGCAGGGCTGGTTGCACGTCAAGACCCTGCTGGTGGTTGGGCTGGTCGCCTACCACCTGTACTGTGGACGTCTGCTCCGAGCCTTTGCAGAGGACCGCAACACGCACAGCCATCGGTGGTATCGGGTTTTCAACGAGCTGCCGGTGCTGGTATTGATCGCCGTGGTGCTGCTTGTCGAGCTCAAACCCTGGGCATGA
- a CDS encoding TlpA family protein disulfide reductase codes for MRKEWLAGALALVIVALVGYVWFAPPAREPAPNVRLDMLNGGQAELGEYRGEPVMLVFWATTCPTCVAEMPEVVALHNDLADDGLNIVGVAMDYDPREQVEALVERRQLPYEIVLDNGGTIATAFNDVRLTPTTVLIDPEGGVVWQRIGPIDFDGLRRQLEPMLAEGQSA; via the coding sequence GTGCGAAAAGAATGGCTGGCCGGTGCCTTGGCACTAGTGATTGTAGCGCTCGTGGGCTACGTCTGGTTCGCGCCACCGGCGCGCGAACCGGCACCGAACGTCAGGCTCGACATGCTCAATGGCGGGCAGGCGGAACTCGGCGAGTACCGGGGCGAACCGGTAATGCTGGTGTTCTGGGCCACCACCTGCCCGACCTGCGTTGCAGAGATGCCCGAGGTCGTGGCATTGCACAATGATCTCGCCGACGATGGCCTGAACATCGTCGGTGTAGCCATGGACTATGATCCGCGGGAACAGGTAGAGGCACTGGTAGAGCGGCGGCAGCTGCCCTACGAAATTGTGCTGGACAATGGTGGCACCATCGCCACGGCGTTCAACGACGTCCGGCTGACGCCGACAACCGTGCTCATCGACCCCGAGGGTGGCGTGGTCTGGCAGCGTATCGGCCCGATCGACTTCGACGGCCTGCGCCGCCAGCTCGAGCCGATGCTCGCGGAGGGGCAGTCGGCATGA